AAATTCTTGGGTTTCACTTAACCCCCAGAACCCGAAACCCGCCATTTTTACGTCACCAGTGGTCTAGTCGTTTACTTCTAAaagttacagtttatttatgttCAATATCTCGTACATTTCAACATGTAGAAGCTTTTCTATGTATTTGAAGGAGTTGTCTTACATGCTGTTCAATCAGATGGCAGTACAGAACTTGATTTTATACAAGAAAGACGTAATCTCTGCTTATTGGTATCTGCAGTATATTCATAGATGTCTCTCTGAGCTCAGCTAgacatgcaaataaaaagaTCAGATTTGATGATTattaaaagcttttcttttcttcatctgTAGAACAGCAATATGAACTGATTTATCATGACATCTGTTGGGCAGTCACTTCagatttatgtaattatgtgttgttgttttgatttgggattatttcagtatttatgtaaatagttGTTTGTTGTTGCAATCTATAGTTGTTTGACATGCATGCCAGTATTTATATAAATAGGTATCTATTGTTTGAgtgtttcaataaaaaaaaaacacttttatcaAACTTTCAACTTTCTTAACAggcaaaaatgattttatttcaaataaaaggTCAAGTAAAAAATATTATGTCGTGGTTATGGATTCAGGTGGTATTTTCTGTTATACAAGTTTCTGCTGAACAGCATGATGTATGGCATCTGACGACAGCTATTTTATCGTGAGCAATCTGCCTAAAACAGATCCCAAAACCTCAAGAAACATTGAAAATAGGTCAGGGTTTATGAAgtattacaattatttttgtgACTGATGGCTGTTTCCAGGATGACATCATCTTGAAGTGGATCAGCATGATTGCATTGTCAGTGGGGCTGCTGTTTCTGGCCCTGGCCATCCTGACCTTCATCCTCTGTCGCTGGAACCCTAAAGTCAGCAACACAGCACGCCTGAACCTCTCCATCTGCCTCTTCCTGGCCcacctgctcttcctgctggtgCAGAGTTCCCTCTCTCACATCCAGAAGCACAAGGTTCTCTACTTACAGCTCCCAACATTTACCTCATATCAGAGACTTCATCACTGTGTATAATCTCAGCGCCGGCTATCTCCTCGTTTCTTTACTGTCAACATCATGAAAAGAACTAACCATATGAATATGGGAGATCGACAGACAGTTTCTTTGGCTCCACTGGTGTGTCTGTGGCCTGTCCTAGCCTGACTGGACAGACGCATCCGGGCAGACAGGTTATGTAATCACCTCCATCATAAATTGGAGTTCATGTGAAGTGGGCAGGGTTTGCATTATATAACGCAGAGGAGGTGGTCCTCTGCTTGCATTCCCACCCACCTGGTTATGGTTCATTCATACAGTAACTATGGAGTTTATTCAATAAGTCGTACTGAAATACAGTATTAGTTTTGAATGACTTCAGGAGAGTCTGTCAACAAGTAGAATAATGGGCAATCCTGTAGCATAGGGACCCATTTGATCCAAAGATGCTTATACTTGCAACTTACAATTGCTTTGGTAACGTGatgttaaacagaaaatgttacaatatAACTAAAATATAACTACACAAGGTATCGAGTTTGACAAGTTCCCTTAGTATTCCGTGGACTGAAGCTAACATTAGTGTTTTTATGTATCATGTTTTGCATCGATGCATTCCTTTACAAGAGCAAATGTAACACCTACTTGCTGGATGAATAATTCAGCACTTGTTAATTCCAGTGATACGTACAATTGAAATCGAATGTTGAACTTATGTTGGGCTTATGTACTGATATCGAAGGTGACTTTATTACAGACACTTTAACTGGACTCTAGTGtttaaactatttaaattatttaaagtatGGTATAATCCGTAATATATCACATCATTGTATCACATCTTATATCTCACATCTTAAACAACTTGCCTCATAGTTAATTGCAAGTGTTAGTTGTTGTCCATCACAAATACTATGGTGAGTTCATTGATTactaaaatgaatgtgaagtgAAAAAAGGATTTGCATTGTTAAAATTAGCACTTGCAGTTATTTTAACATAactttttacataaatgttacAGGCAACCCTAGACTGAATGTAAGGGGGTGTGTATAGCATTATACAaggtttgcattttttcactttgcatcagtgatggtggtggtaatgatgatgatgatgatgatggtggtaatAACGGTGATGGCATCAGTaatgatgatggtaataatGGTGATGGCATCAGTGATGATGGTGGTAATGATGATTTGTCCCTCCTCagctggtgtgtgcagtgatCTCGGGCGTgctgcacttcctcttcctgtccagctTTGTGTGGATGTTCCTGGAGGCTCTGCAGCTCTTCCTGTTGGTGCGCAACCTGAGAGAGGTCAGGATTatacagagggagggaattCACTGGGGCTTcctgctgctgattggctaCGGCACCCCCTGTCTGGTagtgggtgtgtctgcaggagtgGTTCCCGAAGGATACGGCAGCAAAGAGTAAGTGAAGAGAGGGGCGGAGCAAAGGGGATGGGGCGGGGCATGTACAGGGTGACCTACTATTGTTCTGTAATATGAAAAGACTGTGCCCAGCAGATTTTCTTGTTTGAGTAGGATTATTGATGTTTGCAGATCAGAGAGGCGAGATTAACTGGCTCACAAGCCATTGATTGAACACCTGGGTAATGGAAAGCTAGCAGCATTATGGGCAGCTATGAGATTTATGTAGACGTTGTTCTGGATCAGCCTGGAGCTGTTCTTCCCTGGTGTCATGGTTCTGGACTTGACTCCATACGGGACTGgatttgattgatttgtgtgactgtgtttcctttgtctTCCTCCTGTAATTCTGAGTCTGGTTTATCGTAGATGCTGGCTGAAGGCTGATGAGGGCTTCAGGTGGAGTTTTCTGGGGCCAGTGTGTTTTATCCTTGCAGTAAGTACTTGAGTAAtctgtttgatttctgtttccAGTTGCAGTCTGACTCTCTTTTGATGAAAATATACCATTGTCTGACATGTGCAGGTGAATGTCATCCTCTTTATTACCATCGCTGGATACCTGTGGTTTGCTCTGGCAGGCCGGGACAAGGAAATCTCTCAACTGAAAGACACCAGGTAGGAGACAACAGATAAAGTTGCAGGTAAAAGATGGCAGATAGCAAGAAACATTATAAAAAGGACAAAGACTTCTGCAGGTATGAGATTTAAATTTTATGTTGGTTACAACAGGTAGAGAAAAAACAGTTGCAAGTGAAAGAAGAAGTCAAGGACAACTAGAGGTGTTAGAGAATAGACACAGATGCCAGACACCACCATTGCagacccatctctctctctctctctctctctctctctcccctctccctctttctgtctgtgtctctcccctctccctctctctgtctgtgtctctccatGAAGGATGTTGGTGTTAAAAATACTATTCCAGTTCATCATTCTTGGTTGCTCCTGGATGTTCGGCTTCTTTGTGAATAACAGCAAGGTGCTGGAGTATCTCTTCCTGCTTATAACCTCCCAGCAGGGCACATTCATCTTCCTGGTGCACTGCGCCCTCAGAAAAGAGGTGAACACCCACCTGTTCTACCCACCTGTGCCCCTGTTCCTCACTCACTGTCCTGGTACCAGTCTGCCTTACCTGCTTATCTAACTcatcttcttttccttcttctcaCCTCTATGTCTGATGTTACTACCCtgtgtctcttcctctgtgtcattcattaatttacCACTCTTACTTCTAACCAATAACCCATCTCATTTACCAATCTGTATCCTCCCCATTTGGTCTCACCTGTGTCTCTAATCTGTACATCCTAtctcctctgtctcacctgcatcTCACCCCCATCTCATTTATCTTCCCAGACTCACCTGTCACAGCTGTACCTGTGCTCTATTGTACCTTTACTTCCTCCTATGTGTGTTGCAGGTTCAGGAATGGTACAGGAAGTGGTGGAAGATCCTTCGCAACTCCAGTGATGCCTCTGACTCCTGTAACTCCTCCAAGACATTCCCGATGTCCTCGAACGTCACAGTGAGTGAAAGCTGACAAAGGTGAAGTGTCAATAAGTTCTCTGCAGTGGCAAAGGCCCTGTATCCAAGCTCTTGTAATATACCAGTCATGCACTGAGAGGGGAATCGGCTTTTTCCTGCACATTAGTAATGCAGCAGTCTTGGATGGGAGCCTTcctctgtgttgctgtaatGTTTCAGATTCTGCACTGTAATGATCCCTCTGATTTCTCTACATTAGACTGTGCCCAAAGCCTGCATCATGttggaaataaaacatgagaAACATAGACACTTTTCAAAAAGCAGTATTCAGGTGACTATATTGTAGATCCTAACAGGTTTCCAGGATAAGCTTCTCTCCTGATGtcattgtttctttattttttcttgcagaacaaAGAGTCCACTTTACAGGAGACGTGTTCAAGCCTTTCAAAAGCTGCCAGATGAGTGTTCTTATGTGAATGATGCAATTATGTGCTTGTTAccataatataatacataataatgtgCATAATACTTAATTTCAGTGGTACAGAACCATTAATAGtccattattttctttcttttattttcatgcaaGAACAAGGGATGGACCTTGAAGTCTTCTTGTTCTTCCACACATGGTACAATAACCATTAATaatccatttttttattatcatgcATAATAACTGTGATATGAATGATGAATCATGAATAACTGTTCCTGGGTATCATAGTTATAATGGAAAATCAAttttatgtcttattttatgttttatgtacaCAGTAGCTATCCCTTTCCAGATGAATGACAAAAGGTTTTCAGTGAGAACACTGGCTATCAAGAAGGGATAGACATTAAAGTAGTAAATTTCCTTGTTCTCACCCTCACAAGCTATACGAAAGCATGGTTTAGGTAGTTATTTATGGTGGATCTGCCAGGAGCTCTGTCCCTATGAATGGAGCAGACCCAAGAGACTAAACCTCTGTTAATGAGACAGTTTTAGCTGTTTTAGTTACAGAGCAATAACAGACAAGCCTGTCCTTTATCAAATAGAAGAGCCGATGGCTGTACAGAGGCATTTCACCAAtcagagaaaagggaaaacacaggAGCAGCCTGTGGGttcctgccccaccccccccagcagcacGGGGTGTCTTACTGTGTTGGTATGGAATGAAATGGTGTAACTGTTTATCTAGCTGCCATATTCCAGGGGTGCTTCACAGTAAGAATGTCCAGTTATGTATGATCAGGATGGTGTGGGTGAAGAGTGACTATGATGGGGTGCTATGATACCCTTATGGAGGCTTAATGACAACATatgagtgtatttttttaaaataaaaccataaacaTCATTTTTGCTTCATTAATGATTAATCTTTGTCCTCCTTTATGTATATTCCCTTTTTACAGGgaatatacataaaaaaattatatatttttttgcagtaagaaaataaaccatttgGGATCATAGATGACCTTCCTCACCACTAAACACACAAAGTGTTGAATTTAGCACTGTTGAAAGTTAAAATAGTCAGTAATGTAGTGTTTTATGTAACTTATAGCTACATAAAGTAAAGTGCTGAGTGTAAACCAACTGCTCAGTAACACAGTGTTGAGTGAAACATTTGGAAATCAGACAGAACTCACCTGAGAGAAGACGATAAGGAGGTTCCTCATGCTGAGCTCTGTCTCCCAGTTATTCCTAGTGCCTCCAGTCCTTTCCCTTACAGagtatctctccttctctttctctctctctgtctcagtttgttctctcctcctctgttcagttcagtcttTACATCAGTCTGCAGCTCAGAgtgtcagcagctgtgtgtggagagacatggccccaccctcttcctcttcctcctccccctctcccagctccctccctcctctctgtctctgctctccctcactcacatacacactgcgccccctgctggccgttACAGTGCACTGTCTCACTGAGAGAGGAGTTGCATTTGCTTTGTACTGGTGATACAAGCAGGAGCCTGTGGGTCAATGCCTCACTGAGTTCTGACCTTGTATTGTCCAGAGGAACCGTCAGTAATGCTGTGGCATTTTGTCTGTCTCAGTGGGCCTGATCCATCAAACCATTCGCAGAAATTAtcatattttgttcttgggaGAAgtgcatatgaaaaaaaaagtcagattcATGAAACATGGGTAACTAcccagtttatttttcatttttcttaccCTCTTTGTACGATAATGAATACCAACTATTCTTAAATTAGATGCTTGGGTATGTTATTTCTAATTAGCATAAATAAATGCCCCCAAAAATCCTATATAAGGACATTCTGACTTCTTAGTCGCAGGTATAGCTGATGCTGcctaaaggggaaaaaagaagatttcctgacagtggaaaaacactggaaaaaaatagaaaaaaaaaatgcattttgtcgTGTGAGCAGTGGGAGTGTCCGTGACATTGGTAAATCACTGGTCGAAAATAAACACGACATTGAACGGACTCCAGCATCTACATCAATTttagatcaaaaagtttgtccTCATCTTGTCAGTGAAAATAGTGTCTGACACATACAAAGTATGTGGGAGCAGACTTTACAGATGTTAGTCTGTAAGTCTGGGTGCACAGCCACTTGTAGTTAGTATCTGTATTCAAAGACACTTTCAAGTCAGAATTGTAGCCCTGTCTCTCGTGATGTCAGCCATTGCCTCTATACACACCGCAGTCTCCATGCTAAGCTTGCGCAGACATGAGTTGGAGGAGGATACTGAATATTCAGCTTTAAGCAGGCAAACGGCAAGTGCCcaactgaccagcaggggtcactgatGAGCTACAAGACGAACAAACTCCCTCTTGGCCTATACACCCCCGACatccccagcagaatgaagccagttatgtttcactgctgtggaCTTCTGGTCATAGTACGCTAATACAAAGCTGGGTTTGAGCCCGGGACAAAGGGCTCAGTCTCACACTGGAAACTGCCTGGGCCTCTCAGGAGCCAGGAGCTGTCCTGCTGAGGAAATCAACCAGGTGATCAATGCATCAACCAGGTGAGCATCAGCgctgtgtttcactgtgacattcaatccactgtgtcacacacacacacacacacacacagacacacacacagacactcacatatCAGCTTAATATTCCACCGACAGTAGAGGTTTTTCAGGCTGCCACACATGCCCATAGATGGGCCCCACATCCCAAAATCTTCTTTCTTCATAACTTCCTGGTTTACCCTGCTGGTCTGTACTGAGTCCTGTCCTCCAAAAGGAGCCCCTGTTCCCCATAAACATGCACCCCTCTTTCCCAAACCAGTTTTGGTGACACTTGTTGAAGTGGTGTAAGATGCTGCTTCCTTCCCTGAGACAGCGCGTGGTGCTGTCAGAGGAGTACAGGATATGTTCTACTCCTCAGCTTTGTCGGTCAGTGAATTTCTATCACAGAACCTCACACCTGCTGAAAACCAACTGGCTCCTCCCCAGGTCTGACCAGGACATTGTCCAATCACAACACTTCTTGTTTGTCCACAGAAAGAGGTGCTTCACACAGGGGGATTCAAATGCAAAACTTTATTAGCAGGttactaacaaaaaaaaacatcagagttACAGTTAAAATAGTAAAcgttaaaaatgttaaaatagtTGTACGTTCAACCCATGGCTTGCTAATGAGATGAGTATTCATAAGGAGAACACAGACcttcaaatacaaaaacatttaatttcacatctgGACTCAGTTAACAGATAGTCTGTGATCATCACACCTATACCAGGAACACTGCTCCCTCTCCTAGGTACTATCTGACTCTAGCATCAATGCACTGTCAACAGAGCATTAGTGCAAGTCTCTATGTACTACAATTCCCATATTCTCATTCTGCATTCCTTTTGCAGACCTAATCTACCTTTATCAATATCTTATCAAGAAAATAGTAAATATCTGacagaaactgcaaaaaaaacaaacaaacgtaAGTTTAATAATTAACCGTTTTCCCAATAATATCAAATCCTAATCTTGACAAAAGTCCATTCTATATGTTGTTCCACTCAGATCAATCAGTGTGGAAAATACACATTCCTGATACCAAGGCCTGTACACAAATAACAAAGAgatcaacagaaacacagaaacacaaaaatctttaaataaaaatcatgcCTCTCTTCACCCATCCTTCTCTTGGGATTCATTTGTATGATGTCATGTcacattgaaaaataattagcaTATAGCACATTTAGACATTTGGAGAATCAAGGAAAGATAATGTTATTGGCAACTTGGCAATTATGTTCATCTCCTTTGAGGAATGATTgattaaaagaatgaaaatttctctctctctctttctctcaatgCTTTGTTCGGAGACACATCATTCGGAGCGCTGTACAAAGAGAATGACAGGACCATTAGAGGATTTGACAGATACCTGCAGTTCTGCTCAGGGTGGATTTCTGTACCACCGTTTTGATTGGACAGACAAGCATTACCTGGGTCCCAAagcaaagcccccccccccccccccccccatgaaaTATTACACAGGTGGTACAGCTCCATGTAGTATTACTGCAGGGTACAGGTGCAGAGATCTTATTATTCTAACTGTTCTCTGTAGATTTCTTTACAATCAGTAATAGTACCTCCTGTTTTTGATTTAAGCATTTTTTCTACGTAACTTCAACTATAATGTACCACACTATAATACACTGGAATCCAGTGTTGAGTAATGTGTTGTTAAAGCTTGAATGAGGACAGAGAAAATCATTGCAAACAAACTGATTACACACAATGATCTAAAGATACATACAAGAGCGCAAATCATGCATTGtgtaatgtattcatgtttattatAAACACTGATACATTTTCTGGTATTAATGTGATGGCAGTTCTTAacctttattcatttgaaacatgCTCAGAAAATCTTCACAACTGTCAGCTATAATTATTCTCcacgttaaaaggaaaattatgGCAATTATAATACATGGGCCTTTCCTATTTAAAGAGACATTGAACTGCAACACTTCTGTTTCATGGTGAATGTTCTCTTTAAACAGCCATTATGTCCCGCTGTTCAGATTCATTAAGTGGGGCACGGTGGCATTCAGTGCTggtcagaaaacattttcataatttcatatgtcatcctttaaaacactgagtcatttttggtttttttttccaaaatacctatacaatttttaaaaaatgcatttccttaaaaaatgataaaactcCAAAAATGAACCATTAGCAGTGAATTTTCTCACAGAAGTGAACTGGAGGAGCATACCCCCTCACCCACCAAGACTTTttgagaggggagaaaggggcCTCATTTGGACACTCTGCCTGTGGACTCACAATCTGTAAAAGCAGCGTTAGTGCTGTGACACTTACTGGAGTCAAAGGAGTATCTTGAACCTGATTCTGTATGAGCAGCATCTTcctcaggaggaagaggagcagcagtgctgtcagagtgaggaagaggagcagcagagctgtcagagtgaggaagaggaggagcagtgcTGTCaaagtgaggaagaggagctgaggGAACAGGAGTTAGAGTTAGTTCATTACATTCTCTCTACATTGAGGGGTCACGTCAGCCCAAACCAACAACAGTGTCCAAAATAGCCAGCATGAAATGCACATCCTCTTACTGCTGACACACGCTTCTGTATTTCCTCTTTACTCGAGTGCGACACTTCCATGTGTCAGGAGAGGAAAACTGCTCTGTGGTGTCAGTTAAAATTAGCAGCTGTTAGCATTTTAAAACCACGAGTGAAAACAACCAGTCAAACTGTTAAACGGCCTTAGATTCagtttctctgctgtttctaACAGTGACCATATGATCTCTCTACCTATTGACATCATGACTTTTTATCAACTTCTCTCAACAGTGGAGACAAGAGGTCAGCCAAGAGCCATCAATTCAATGATTAATCAAATCAGTTTGATTGTATCCTGATGTGTTCCTTTTTGAATGTTCAAATGGACAAATTGTCTACATAAACACAGTATCACAATACCAGGTTgacttaaattaaattacagaaacagcaaaaaaagatgaaaactcaacttttaaaatgacattgtaCAAAATCTAGATAATTAAACCTATCATACCACCTTTATTAAATAAGACGTATAAAAGGCATATTGATATGTATGCGCAATGTATTTGTATGGAATTACATTCCATTTATTGCACAGAGCTACCTGATTCTGTATTTATTAAGGCATTGTGTTGTTTTAGGCAGAATTTCTCTTCTAACACATTCTGTCCAGTGTGTTACAGGGTTTAACTCCTTTAAgacagttctgtttttatgcTTAATGTTTTTTAGTGTTACTGGCATCCAGGATGACTGACACCTACCTCTCTTGACGATAAGTTCAACTTTGGTGAAGACATCAATTAGCACACCTCTGATTCCACACCAGTATGTCCCAGCATCCTCCAGGGTCAGTCCAGTGATGGTCACAGCGAAGACTCTCGCTGTTCTGTCGTCATACAGAGAAAATCTCCCTTTTCGTGCCCTAATCTGGCCTTCTTCAGTTACAATTTGGATGTTTTTATTCGGCCACTCACATTCCCCGTTGCAGAGatattttaaactattttcATATCCTGTTAAATATGAACACTTTATTGCAACATTTCCTCCTTCATGCCCTGTCGCCGTGATGGTCTTTCCTGAGTGTGCAGGCCTCACGGCTGTTAGAAAAAAGATGAGAACCtatactgtaattattaaagaaaaactCTTAACATAAATACcataaagacagagaggagtaaGAGAGATAACACAGCTTGTACTGAGAGACACTGTAAAATTGTtcagtaatacattttacacGTGTCAGTGTTCATACAGTGTTCAGTGTAACGGTGCTCAGTAATACAGCATTGAGTTAAATGTGTCAAGTGCATCATTTTACACCAACTCAatgttaaatacaaaaatgttaaagAATACACTGATTGAATTGCATCGAGTGCTCCAAAAAGCTGTGTTGAACGAATCAGTACAGTAACTATGCTCAGTAATACAGTGTTGAGTGAAATGAGTTGAGTACTCCATAATCCTGAGTAAAGTATGTTCAGTGTAGTAATGTTGAGGTCAGACAGAACTCACCTGTTAGACAGAAGGTGACAATAAGGAGGTTCCTCATGCTGAACTCTGGCTCCCAGTTACTCCCAGTTATTCTTAGTGCCTCCAGTCCTTTCCCTTACAGagtatctctccttctctttctctctctctgtctcagtttgttctctcctcctctgttcagttcagtcttTACATCAGTCTACAGCTCAGAgtgtcagcagctgtgtgtggagagacaTGGCCctgccctcttcctcttcctcctccccctctcccagctccctccctcctctctgtctctgatctccctcactcacacgcacactgcgccccctgctggccgttACATTGCACTGTCTCACAGAATGGGGAGCTGCACTGTGGATTAAACACAGAGATGTTCTTCCTCCATGGTAActgtcagcactgcagagacCCACTACCCACACTGTAACGCCATTGTAGGGACAGCACAGTGCATGTGGGTTCAAACAAAGCTTTGAAGGGCAGCTGCAAAGGTAATTTGTTCAGTCTCCCTTTGAGTAAATATAATCTATAGGCAAACGTGCACAGGAAAGGTGTGAAACGTGTGTTCTTTTCCACTGGCGGTACACTCTTGAGGATACACTGGAAAGTAGTGAAACCCAAACAAGGGCCTTTAAACTGAGGGAATCATATGGATTACAGAGAGACAAGAGCCAAAGCACATCCATGAAAAGCCTAACTGTACATTTCTGGATCTTCATTTCCTGCTAAAAAAGGTCACTGAGAACATGGCGTCATTATCATGAAGACTTTCATTATTACAGAATAGAAAAAGGAGCAGACATGGccccaccctcttcctcttcctcctccccttcctctctgtctctttttttattgtttgctgtgGAGTGCTTTCTCCTCAAACgctgttcttctgttctcctccatctccctacACAGGCTGTTTCTGGGATCCTCCCTCATTGCTGAGAGTGCCCCTAATGGCCCTCCTGGAGgaatctccagctccagcagaggGTCACTAACACCATGAAGCAGGTCCTGTGGGAGGCCGGGATCGTGAGGATCTTCCAAAGAACAGCCATGGACCTGGCCGTGATCAGCAGGAGGCTGCAGAAACTCTTGAGGGAGGCGTTCTGCTGCACCTCCAGAAGGACTAAGACATGGTGATGGAAGAGGAGGGGGTTTAGCTGCTGGAAAGAGAAGATCACTCAGTGAAGGACCCAATGCTCTCACCAGGCCTCATCCACCAGTTCACCAGTCCCTCGTTTCAGCGCTGCGCCTCCCCCTCTGTATTATACCAGCTGCACAGGTCATGGCCCTTTTGCAAATGTAGTGAAACAGCAGGGAATGTAAAGGTAGCCTGTGTTTAACCATTCTGTACACACTGATAGGAGAACATAATGTTTCATGTCAGCAACTCATTTTACTTTGGACATTTCTcttgtatgttttatgtttctctttcagtttttttacttCTACACCTATAATATTCAAGAGTTatggctctctctgtgaccaCATATGCCCTTGAATGTGGTTGTTTCCATAACCAAATACAATGCCACCTCACACAAATAGCACAATATATAACAGATATGCAAACTATGATACAAGGAAGTTTTCCCAAATATACATTGTGGTTGTTTTCCATGAATCAAATTGGTGTCACTAAGGGCTAGAAAAGCTTAGGTATTAGCTTAGGAAAGTATTCGCAACTGCTCACCAAagtaattatttacagtaccaggctactgtatatcctgcaacaataaaacagaagtctgcaaacaaaacctgcaacatagagacagttttagtacagaagattttttacattttataccatgacacatacagtagatacataacagaaaggttacacaataggggacaggtggattctgaaaaggtgggttttcagacTCCTACGGAAGATGGCgagtgattctgcagttctgattgggtgaggaaggtcgTTCCACCACTGCGCGatgagggcagaaaaaagatgTGGCCCAGTGGAATGGCTGCCAGGTTCCCGAAGTGAGGGGACcaccagctgcccagaggaggttgagcggagagatctggttggagtgtatggagtgtatgatcagagactgaaggtaggacagagcagagcctcttgtggcctggtaagccagcaccagtgtcttaaactggtTGCGGGCCGCTaccggaagccagtgaagtgcagtgagtagcggAGTGACATTTCGGGAGGTTGAATGTCAGGCGTGTAGCAGCA
This genomic stretch from Megalops cyprinoides isolate fMegCyp1 chromosome 1, fMegCyp1.pri, whole genome shotgun sequence harbors:
- the LOC118783114 gene encoding adhesion G protein-coupled receptor E3-like; the encoded protein is MLEVGQREKENGKSEEQCQLDSLDNLLDNSSSLPQETLLNVTLRAVDLLSQWKGEVGEKQIDVALKIPEKLALALVKPTQTQHSSNLSTEKLEVEALAIGPEAKLTGTPQLKSRDNFCKIDLLGIAKNNNGSGAVVFIAYANMEDVLKARLFNMDNNTIKTMMSNVISASLPNTKNTTLPKPVNFTLRHRKKVNPKGNLTCVYWNHNGWIVDGCEATKINSNYTMCTCNHLSTFALIMQTGRPPEDDIILKWISMIALSVGLLFLALAILTFILCRWNPKVSNTARLNLSICLFLAHLLFLLVQSSLSHIQKHKLVCAVISGVLHFLFLSSFVWMFLEALQLFLLVRNLREVRIIQREGIHWGFLLLIGYGTPCLVVGVSAGVVPEGYGSKECWLKADEGFRWSFLGPVCFILAVNVILFITIAGYLWFALAGRDKEISQLKDTRMLVLKILFQFIILGCSWMFGFFVNNSKVLEYLFLLITSQQGTFIFLVHCALRKEVQEWYRKWWKILRNSSDASDSCNSSKTFPMSSNVTNKESTLQETCSSLSKAAR